Proteins co-encoded in one Aspergillus flavus chromosome 2, complete sequence genomic window:
- a CDS encoding DUF453 domain protein yields the protein MKKQRSLPAAYYRGGTSRAVFFRQEDLPRDRKSWDPIFLDVIGSPDPYGRQLDGLGGGISSLSKICIVGKSQHPEADVDYTFVSLGVKTPDVDYSSNCGNMISAVGPFAVDSKLVQVSSNATDASIRIHNTNTGKVIRATFPVVDGEAASSGTFAIDGVASTAARIKLDFLNPAGSRTGKLLPTGNVVDTFDGVAATCIDVANPCTFVRASDLGVDGNLTPDEIEVHPDLLARLDSIRRQAGVKMGLASTPETIPGSVPKICLVSTPPENERAVQQKQTASDVDVLARSISVGQPHKAVPITVALALASAARVQGSTVADVASKQPVDQAGITIGHTSGNLLVGADFDPNGALSAATVFRTARRLFEGRIFWKDESM from the coding sequence ATGAAGAAACAGCGCTCTCTTCCTGCAGCTTACTATCGGGGAGGAACGTCGAGGGCGGTCTTCTTCCGGCAGGAAGATCTACCTCGTGACAGAAAATCTTGGGATCCTATCTTTTTGGATGTGATTGGCAGTCCCGATCCCTACGGTCGTCAGCTTGATGGGCTTGGTGGGGGGATCTCCAGTCTCTCCAAAATCTGCATCGTCGGCAAATCACAACATCCAGAGGCTGATGTCGACTACACTTTCGTTTCCCTGGGGGTCAAGACACCAGATGTTGATTACTCAAGCAACTGTGGGAACATGATCAGTGCAGTTGGTCCCTTTGCCGTCGACTCTAAGCTTGTCCAGGTGTCTTCCAACGCGACTGATGCGTCAATACGAATCCATAATACCAACACGGGCAAAGTCATTCGTGCGACTTTTCCAGTTGTTGATGGCGAGGCCGCCTCGAGCGGTACGTTCGCCATCGATGGCGTTGCAAGCACAGCAGCACGCATTAAACTCGATTTCTTGAACCCAGCTGGGTCTCGAACCGGGAAACTACTCCCTACAGGAAATGTAGTTGATACATTCGATGGGGTAGCAGCAACATGCATTGATGTCGCCAACCCCTGTACCTTTGTCCGCGCCAGTGACCTTGGCGTGGACGGGAATCTGACCCCCGACGAGATAGAAGTGCATCCAGACTTGCTAGCACGTCTAGATTCAATCCGTCGTCAAGCAGGAGTGAAGATGGGCTTAGCATCAACGCCAGAGACTATTCCTGGGAGTGTACCCAAAATCTGTCTAGTGTCAACGCCGCCCGAAAATGAACGAGCGGTCCAACAGAAACAGACTGCCAGTGATGTGGACGTTCTCGCCCGCTCGATCTCCGTCGGGCAACCCCACAAGGCGGTCCCAATCACTGTAGCTCTGGCTCTGGCCTCTGCCGCTCGAGTCCAGGGGAGCACCGTGGCTGATGTTGCTAGCAAACAACCTGTGGATCAGGCGGGTATCACCATCGGACATACCAGCGGCAACCTACTGGTTGGAGCAGACTTTGATCCTAATGGAGCACTTTCGGCTGCTACCGTTTTTAGGACAGCTCGCCGTCTCTTTGAGGGACGCATATTTTGGAAGGATGAGTCGATGTAA